The proteins below are encoded in one region of Pygocentrus nattereri isolate fPygNat1 chromosome 13, fPygNat1.pri, whole genome shotgun sequence:
- the rnf151 gene encoding RING finger protein 151, protein MVRFPHIFGHTVYVYTWSPELKSGGYEVELFVDTPDHDLICIICRGVLRCPVRVACNHIFCKRCILQWMRRQETCPCCRKPISQSLMFVMFKLSKSISRLPIKCRNEQQGCRATVPLSDEYLHSSACPYEWLLCPHPGCGARVLRKDSQEHERTCGHWRQLCPMGCGVLLDRDSQVRHNCYRELQQRYESQRQTQRTIAAALRRKMLRMQSSMNHMRRQIGLICESLELSQGAEGPGEDPGEGTSAGTGSRASYSSSSSNTSSSSSS, encoded by the exons AGTGGTGGCTATGAAGTGGAGCTGTTTGTGGACACCCCTGACCATGACCTGATCTGTATCATCTGCAGAGGTGTTCTACGCTGCCCTGTACGGGTGGCATGCAACCACATCTTCTGTAAGAGATGCATTTTACAGTGGATGAGGAG GCAGGAAACATGCCCATGCTGCAGGAAGCCGATCAGTCAGAGTCTCATGTTTGTTATGTTCAAGCTGAGTAAATCCATCAGTCGTTTACCCATCAAG TGTCGAAATGAACAGCAGGGCTGCAGGGCCACCGTGCCCCTCTCAGATGAGTACCTCCACAGCTCGGCGTGTCCCTACGAGTGGCTGCTGTGTCCTCACCCGGGCTGTGGAGCACGGGTGCTGCGGAAAGACTCTCAAGAGCATGAACGGACCTGCGGTCATTGGAGGCAGCTGTGTCCAATGGGCTGCGGAGTGCTGCTGGATCGGGACAGCCAAGTCCGGCACAACTGCTACAGAGAGCTACAGCAGCGCTACGAGTCTCAGAGGCAGACACAGCGTACCATTGCTGCAGCACTTCGCAGGAAGATGCTGCGTATGCAGAGCAGCATGAACCATATGAGGAGGCAGATAGGCCTGATCTGTGAGAGCCTAGAGCTCAGCCAGGGGGCCGAGGGGCCAGGCGAGGACCCCGGAGAGGGAACTagtgctgggacaggctccagggCCAGCTATAGCTCCAGCAGCTCCAACAccagctccagcagcagctcTTAA